The Elaeis guineensis isolate ETL-2024a chromosome 13, EG11, whole genome shotgun sequence genome includes a region encoding these proteins:
- the LOC105056867 gene encoding uncharacterized protein isoform X1, producing MKISTKPMHDGEVLWWCYCFVEEILCLTTQKKVCIMSDGGSQDGAPRNQTVLGDITNVCGKRPLSLDSEKNDAENKIGRYKGTQQTGFRDADFARKLHEMVENVTARKVNTGPAFEMCEDVVDRKGKGISFGNAKQPCRSVNLYAEVGPNQENVGFGILDIAKATNDLSSLFGQRSDSIAHMTVEVDRLGNSHMPFDSVPGQGDRAKELSLELEEDRQEDHIRYGTDSVRHTMKPDMDRGKSSASSFNNLNTISLKGNNVDGGECLTENQSEESGFLKCLMPFGSLDFKMANMEGFLNASAASNVGSSINGEGSMGSEKSCTCSFCLKAAYMWTDLHYQDTRGRLAALKKSKRLARSLEARCYGHDYTSKTARDNSKKSTEIEFELMQRWRSLFLHTENVLVRETAHLHSALLKLKELRENCKRNLEMTSMVPSEK from the exons ATGAAAATATCGACAAAGCCTATGCATGATGGTGAGGTGCTCTGGTGG TGTTACTGTTTTGTGGAAGAAATCTTGTGTTTGACAACCCAGAAAAAAGTGTGCATAATGAGTGATGGTGGTTCCCAAGATGGGGCTCCCCGCAACCAGACTGTTTTGGGCGATATAACCAATGTTTGTGGCAAAAGGCCATTGTCATTGGATTCAGAAAAAAATGATGCTGAGAACAAGATTGGGAGGTATAAGGGCACTCAGCAGACTGGTTTTAGGGATgctgattttgcaagaaagttacATGAAATGGTGGAGAATGTAACTGCCAGGAAGGTCAACACTGGTCCTGCATTTGAAATGTGTGAAGATGTGGTAGACCGCAAGGGCAAAGGTATCTCCTTTGGTAATGCTAAGCAACCCTGCCGATCTGTGAACCTTTATGCCGAAGTTGGTCCAAACCAAGAAAATGTGGGATTTGGTATCTTAGATATTGCCAAGGCTACTAAtgatctttctagtttgtttggtCAACGAAGTGATTCGATAGCACACATGACTGTTGAAGTTGACAGGTTAGGAAATAGTCATATGCCTTTTGATTCTGTACCTGGGCAAGGTGACAGAGCAAAAGAGTTATCACTTGAATTAGAAGAAGACCGTCAAGAGGATCATATAAGGTATGGTACAGATTCTGTGAGGCATACCATGAAACCTGATATGGACCGTGGTAAATCTTCGGCTTCAAGTTTTAACAATTTGAATACCATTAGTTTGAAGGGAAACAATGTGGATGGTGGTGAATGTTTGACTGAAAACCAGTCGGAAGAATCAGGCTTTTTAAAATGCTTGATGCCATTTGGGTCATTGGATTTCAAAATGGCTAACATGGAGGGATTTTTAAATGCCAGTGCTGCTTCAAATGTTGGATCAAGCATTAATGGTGAAGGCAGCATGGGCTCCGAAAAATCTTGTACGTGTTCTTTCTGTCTCAAAG CTGCTTATATGTGGACAGATCTTCATTACCAGGATACCAGAGGCCGGCTAGCTG CATTGAAGAAGAGCAAAAGGCTTGCTAGGTCTTTAGAAGCAAGATGCTATGGTCATGATTATACTTCCAAAACTGCTCGAGACAACTCAAAAAAATCTACAGAGATAGAGTTTGAGCTCATGCAGCGCTGGAGATCACTTTTCCTTCATACAGAAAATGTCCTTGTGCGTGAAACTGCACATCTG CATTCCGCTCTTCTTAAGCTAAAGGAATTGAGGGAGAATTGCAAGAGAAATTTGGAGATGACTAGCATGGTACCTTCTGAGAAGTGA
- the LOC105056867 gene encoding uncharacterized protein isoform X4: MSDGGSQDGAPRNQTVLGDITNVCGKRPLSLDSEKNDAENKIGRYKGTQQTGFRDADFARKLHEMVENVTARKVNTGPAFEMCEDVVDRKGKGISFGNAKQPCRSVNLYAEVGPNQENVGFGILDIAKATNDLSSLFGQRSDSIAHMTVEVDRLGNSHMPFDSVPGQGDRAKELSLELEEDRQEDHIRYGTDSVRHTMKPDMDRGKSSASSFNNLNTISLKGNNVDGGECLTENQSEESGFLKCLMPFGSLDFKMANMEGFLNASAASNVGSSINGEGSMGSEKSCTCSFCLKAAYMWTDLHYQDTRGRLAALKKSKRLARSLEARCYGHDYTSKTARDNSKKSTEIEFELMQRWRSLFLHTENVLVRETAHLHSALLKLKELRENCKRNLEMTSMVPSEK; the protein is encoded by the exons ATGAGTGATGGTGGTTCCCAAGATGGGGCTCCCCGCAACCAGACTGTTTTGGGCGATATAACCAATGTTTGTGGCAAAAGGCCATTGTCATTGGATTCAGAAAAAAATGATGCTGAGAACAAGATTGGGAGGTATAAGGGCACTCAGCAGACTGGTTTTAGGGATgctgattttgcaagaaagttacATGAAATGGTGGAGAATGTAACTGCCAGGAAGGTCAACACTGGTCCTGCATTTGAAATGTGTGAAGATGTGGTAGACCGCAAGGGCAAAGGTATCTCCTTTGGTAATGCTAAGCAACCCTGCCGATCTGTGAACCTTTATGCCGAAGTTGGTCCAAACCAAGAAAATGTGGGATTTGGTATCTTAGATATTGCCAAGGCTACTAAtgatctttctagtttgtttggtCAACGAAGTGATTCGATAGCACACATGACTGTTGAAGTTGACAGGTTAGGAAATAGTCATATGCCTTTTGATTCTGTACCTGGGCAAGGTGACAGAGCAAAAGAGTTATCACTTGAATTAGAAGAAGACCGTCAAGAGGATCATATAAGGTATGGTACAGATTCTGTGAGGCATACCATGAAACCTGATATGGACCGTGGTAAATCTTCGGCTTCAAGTTTTAACAATTTGAATACCATTAGTTTGAAGGGAAACAATGTGGATGGTGGTGAATGTTTGACTGAAAACCAGTCGGAAGAATCAGGCTTTTTAAAATGCTTGATGCCATTTGGGTCATTGGATTTCAAAATGGCTAACATGGAGGGATTTTTAAATGCCAGTGCTGCTTCAAATGTTGGATCAAGCATTAATGGTGAAGGCAGCATGGGCTCCGAAAAATCTTGTACGTGTTCTTTCTGTCTCAAAG CTGCTTATATGTGGACAGATCTTCATTACCAGGATACCAGAGGCCGGCTAGCTG CATTGAAGAAGAGCAAAAGGCTTGCTAGGTCTTTAGAAGCAAGATGCTATGGTCATGATTATACTTCCAAAACTGCTCGAGACAACTCAAAAAAATCTACAGAGATAGAGTTTGAGCTCATGCAGCGCTGGAGATCACTTTTCCTTCATACAGAAAATGTCCTTGTGCGTGAAACTGCACATCTG CATTCCGCTCTTCTTAAGCTAAAGGAATTGAGGGAGAATTGCAAGAGAAATTTGGAGATGACTAGCATGGTACCTTCTGAGAAGTGA
- the LOC105056867 gene encoding uncharacterized protein isoform X2 has product MKISTKPMHDGEVLWWCYCFVEEILCLTTQKKVCIMSDGGSQDGAPRNQTVLGDITNVCGKRPLSLDSEKNDAENKIGRYKGTQQTGFRDADFARKLHEMVENVTARKVNTGPAFEMCEDVVDRKGKGISFGNAKQPCRSVNLYAEVGPNQENVGFGILDIAKATNDLSSLFGQRSDSIAHMTVEVDRLGNSHMPFDSVPGQGDRAKELSLELEEDRQEDHIRYGTDSVRHTMKPDMDRGKSSASSFNNLNTISLKGNNVDGGECLTENQSEESGFLKCLMPFGSLDFKMANMEGFLNASAASNVGSSINGEGSMGSEKSSAYMWTDLHYQDTRGRLAALKKSKRLARSLEARCYGHDYTSKTARDNSKKSTEIEFELMQRWRSLFLHTENVLVRETAHLHSALLKLKELRENCKRNLEMTSMVPSEK; this is encoded by the exons ATGAAAATATCGACAAAGCCTATGCATGATGGTGAGGTGCTCTGGTGG TGTTACTGTTTTGTGGAAGAAATCTTGTGTTTGACAACCCAGAAAAAAGTGTGCATAATGAGTGATGGTGGTTCCCAAGATGGGGCTCCCCGCAACCAGACTGTTTTGGGCGATATAACCAATGTTTGTGGCAAAAGGCCATTGTCATTGGATTCAGAAAAAAATGATGCTGAGAACAAGATTGGGAGGTATAAGGGCACTCAGCAGACTGGTTTTAGGGATgctgattttgcaagaaagttacATGAAATGGTGGAGAATGTAACTGCCAGGAAGGTCAACACTGGTCCTGCATTTGAAATGTGTGAAGATGTGGTAGACCGCAAGGGCAAAGGTATCTCCTTTGGTAATGCTAAGCAACCCTGCCGATCTGTGAACCTTTATGCCGAAGTTGGTCCAAACCAAGAAAATGTGGGATTTGGTATCTTAGATATTGCCAAGGCTACTAAtgatctttctagtttgtttggtCAACGAAGTGATTCGATAGCACACATGACTGTTGAAGTTGACAGGTTAGGAAATAGTCATATGCCTTTTGATTCTGTACCTGGGCAAGGTGACAGAGCAAAAGAGTTATCACTTGAATTAGAAGAAGACCGTCAAGAGGATCATATAAGGTATGGTACAGATTCTGTGAGGCATACCATGAAACCTGATATGGACCGTGGTAAATCTTCGGCTTCAAGTTTTAACAATTTGAATACCATTAGTTTGAAGGGAAACAATGTGGATGGTGGTGAATGTTTGACTGAAAACCAGTCGGAAGAATCAGGCTTTTTAAAATGCTTGATGCCATTTGGGTCATTGGATTTCAAAATGGCTAACATGGAGGGATTTTTAAATGCCAGTGCTGCTTCAAATGTTGGATCAAGCATTAATGGTGAAGGCAGCATGGGCTCCGAAAAATCTT CTGCTTATATGTGGACAGATCTTCATTACCAGGATACCAGAGGCCGGCTAGCTG CATTGAAGAAGAGCAAAAGGCTTGCTAGGTCTTTAGAAGCAAGATGCTATGGTCATGATTATACTTCCAAAACTGCTCGAGACAACTCAAAAAAATCTACAGAGATAGAGTTTGAGCTCATGCAGCGCTGGAGATCACTTTTCCTTCATACAGAAAATGTCCTTGTGCGTGAAACTGCACATCTG CATTCCGCTCTTCTTAAGCTAAAGGAATTGAGGGAGAATTGCAAGAGAAATTTGGAGATGACTAGCATGGTACCTTCTGAGAAGTGA
- the LOC105056867 gene encoding uncharacterized protein isoform X3: MKISTKPMHDGEVLWWCYCFVEEILCLTTQKKVCIMSDGGSQDGAPRNQTVLGDITNVCGKRPLSLDSEKNDAENKIGRYKGTQQTGFRDADFARKLHEMVENVTARKVNTGPAFEMCEDVVDRKGKGISFGNAKQPCRSVNLYAEVGPNQENVGFGILDIAKATNDLSSLFGQRSDSIAHMTVEVDRLGNSHMPFDSVPGQGDRAKELSLELEEDRQEDHIRYGTDSVRHTMKPDMDRGKSSASSFNNLNTISLKGNNVDGGECLTENQSEESGFLKCLMPFGSLDFKMANMEGFLNASAASNVGSSINGEGSMGSEKSCTCSFCLKAAYMWTDLHYQDTRGRLAALKKSKRLARSLEARCYGHDYTSKTARDNSKKSTEIEFELMQRWRSLFLHTENVLVRETAHLVQAASYFKAISRYCRI; the protein is encoded by the exons ATGAAAATATCGACAAAGCCTATGCATGATGGTGAGGTGCTCTGGTGG TGTTACTGTTTTGTGGAAGAAATCTTGTGTTTGACAACCCAGAAAAAAGTGTGCATAATGAGTGATGGTGGTTCCCAAGATGGGGCTCCCCGCAACCAGACTGTTTTGGGCGATATAACCAATGTTTGTGGCAAAAGGCCATTGTCATTGGATTCAGAAAAAAATGATGCTGAGAACAAGATTGGGAGGTATAAGGGCACTCAGCAGACTGGTTTTAGGGATgctgattttgcaagaaagttacATGAAATGGTGGAGAATGTAACTGCCAGGAAGGTCAACACTGGTCCTGCATTTGAAATGTGTGAAGATGTGGTAGACCGCAAGGGCAAAGGTATCTCCTTTGGTAATGCTAAGCAACCCTGCCGATCTGTGAACCTTTATGCCGAAGTTGGTCCAAACCAAGAAAATGTGGGATTTGGTATCTTAGATATTGCCAAGGCTACTAAtgatctttctagtttgtttggtCAACGAAGTGATTCGATAGCACACATGACTGTTGAAGTTGACAGGTTAGGAAATAGTCATATGCCTTTTGATTCTGTACCTGGGCAAGGTGACAGAGCAAAAGAGTTATCACTTGAATTAGAAGAAGACCGTCAAGAGGATCATATAAGGTATGGTACAGATTCTGTGAGGCATACCATGAAACCTGATATGGACCGTGGTAAATCTTCGGCTTCAAGTTTTAACAATTTGAATACCATTAGTTTGAAGGGAAACAATGTGGATGGTGGTGAATGTTTGACTGAAAACCAGTCGGAAGAATCAGGCTTTTTAAAATGCTTGATGCCATTTGGGTCATTGGATTTCAAAATGGCTAACATGGAGGGATTTTTAAATGCCAGTGCTGCTTCAAATGTTGGATCAAGCATTAATGGTGAAGGCAGCATGGGCTCCGAAAAATCTTGTACGTGTTCTTTCTGTCTCAAAG CTGCTTATATGTGGACAGATCTTCATTACCAGGATACCAGAGGCCGGCTAGCTG CATTGAAGAAGAGCAAAAGGCTTGCTAGGTCTTTAGAAGCAAGATGCTATGGTCATGATTATACTTCCAAAACTGCTCGAGACAACTCAAAAAAATCTACAGAGATAGAGTTTGAGCTCATGCAGCGCTGGAGATCACTTTTCCTTCATACAGAAAATGTCCTTGTGCGTGAAACTGCACATCTG GTGCAAGCTGCTTCCTATTTCAAAGCAATATCTAGGTATTGCAGAATCTAA